The Methanosarcina barkeri MS DNA window ACGTTTTTTATAATGTATTTTATATAAAAAATAAAATATTTCAAAAACATAATATCTCCGGTTAATTTACTCTTCTACTTTAGTTTCGGGCATGAAGGATATTAACTTTATTCCATCCATTTCTCTTGGAATTCTGCGGTTTTCGCCGAGAACTTTGAAATCGAATCCTATTTCATTTCTTGCGGACCAGATCATAATGGCGCTTCCTTCAATATTTCCATCATTGAATTCGGTTTCTACATTCTTCCATATCATGTCCCTTACCTTGACCGAATACTCTCCTACATATACTCCAGCCCTAATTTCCAGAAGCCAGAGCGTCAGTCTTCCTCTTAGCCGAGGCGTTGTCTTTTCAAGGACGATGACCAACATCATTAAGTCCCCTTTCATTTGGAATTGCAGGAGGAATGGATTCCGGAGGCTTTTCAGGAATAGGAAGAGCACCTGCAGCTAAAACTTCTTCTATGGTCGGGATTATTTTTTTCAGAAGCCTTGTTTCTCTAAACGCATCTCTGCAGGCGAGCCTTACAGCTCTTTCAGGATTTGAAGGAGCTTTAGATGCCACCTGAAAAGCCACAGGCACAACAGTTTCAAATTTAAAAAGATCAGCAATATCATAAATAAAAGACCTGGGCTTCCCGGTATGAATAAATCCGATTGCAGGCGAATAACCGGCTGCAAGAACTGCCGCTTCAGTAACTCCGTAAAGGCAGGAAGTGGCAGAGCTCAAACATTTGTTTTGCAGATCTCCAGTATCCCAATCTGCGTAGTCATAGTAGCGTCCGTTCCACTTTATTCCGGCTCTTTTCGCTAAAACTTCATAAAGTTTTTTTACCCTTGATCCCTCTATCCCCCTCATTTGTTCTACGCTGTAGCTCTCCGAGAGTTTTTCATTAAAACGCATTTCATACATTTTTCTAACAACTTTTCTTCGTGCCTCGTCATTTAAGGCAAGCTGTGCCTGGTAAAGCAAACGATCCGCCCTTGCCCCTCCCGGCTGTCCGGCAGAATAAAGCCTGACCCCAGCTTCCCCAACCCATATCAGGAGGCAGCCTACCTGCGCTGCAAGAACTGCTGCTGCATGCGATACCCTGCTTCCCGGTTCAAGCATCAGGCATGCAATTCCCCCAACAGGAATCTGAGTTCGGACGCCGTTTTTGTCCACAAGGACAAAGGCTCCATCTATAACATCGAGCTCTCCTTTCTCAAGAAACAAAAGAGAAAATCTCTCTTTTATCGTAATAGGTTTCAGTTTTGGCAGCATGCTGGTAAGTCCCCATCACAGTTAATTCTCATCTTGCAGGGCGGATAAGCATTAGTCCACATCCAAAACTTTTTGCTGGGCCAATCCCCTTGTAGAGTGCGTTTATTAGAGATTCAGGGTTTGTTACAGTTAATATCCCAGAAAAATCAATGGTACTTATATTTACACTGTGTTTCCCTTTTACCCCACGATTTTTATCTTTGGGCTTAAAGAACCTATTACATCGATAACCTGTAGCTATTACCTGCCCTTCCTCTACTTCAAAACCATTGTTATCTCCTTTTTTTCTGAGCCATTCAAATCCCTCTTTCTGGACTATTTCGGGAACTTGAGGTCTCTTGTTTTTTGAAATAACTTCTTTTTCCATTCTGGTCTTTGCGTCCATCACAACATCATGTCGATGCTGATGAGGTTTCCCATTTTCATCCTCGTCCCATCTTGTTACAATAGGATTAGCTCTCAATGAAAAAACAAGCTTCTGACCTGTGGAAAGCAGAGGTTTGTATTCCTTTGATTCTATTTGCCATAAATCTACATTTGCTTCAGGTTCTTGCTCCGACAAAATATAAAATAAAGGAAAACCGTTTTTTTCATCCTGCCTGTACAAAAAATCCCTTTGTTTATCAGGGTTACTTGCAAATAGAGACCATATAATACGGTGAAATTATCTCCAAAATTCCAGGAGAGCTTCCAGAACTCTTTATTTGTCACAATATCAGGTTTTAAGTTTGCTTTACTTAGATACATCTTATTCCCCCAATTCCAGCATCGTATAGTGTTCTTTTCTATCAGCAAACTGCCACCTTTTTCGGCTCAGAGTAAGATCTCTGCGAGTAACCGTATGAACTGGTACAAGTCCGTCCTCTTCACCTTCCCAGTAAAGCCTTACTTGCCCTGATTTATTCAGTAATTTGAGAAATGCTTCACACTTAAACTCAGCTTTTTCGAGAGCTTCTTTTAGACTTTCTCCACTAACTATTTGAGCTTCTACAGGCAGAGCTGGAGGACAGGACTTTCTTCCCAGATATAAGACAAACTCAGGCTCTTTTAATTTGTTTTCAATCAGTTCCAAAGAATAGGGGCAACCTTCAGGACATTTTTCTTTTGCCCAGATAGCAATCGTATACAAAGAGTCGCTATAATAGTCTCTTGTAGAAAGAACTGCTGTTAATTTCTCTTTCTCAACTGCAAGCTCATCTTTTCGGGAAAGAATATGTTTCTGCTTTTTTATCGAACTTGTCGAGGGGATCTGTGCTGTGTGATAATCCCTTAAAAAAGTTCCCGGATAATTCACAAGCACGGCAAAGTTATAAGCTTCTGCAAGTTTCTTGTGTTTACCGTCTTCACTCCTTCTGATACCAATTGCCGCTGCAAGAAGTCCCATCACTGACGATTTTGAAGGATGGT harbors:
- the cas2e gene encoding type I-E CRISPR-associated endoribonuclease Cas2e → MMLVIVLEKTTPRLRGRLTLWLLEIRAGVYVGEYSVKVRDMIWKNVETEFNDGNIEGSAIMIWSARNEIGFDFKVLGENRRIPREMDGIKLISFMPETKVEE
- the cas1e gene encoding type I-E CRISPR-associated endonuclease Cas1e; protein product: MLPKLKPITIKERFSLLFLEKGELDVIDGAFVLVDKNGVRTQIPVGGIACLMLEPGSRVSHAAAVLAAQVGCLLIWVGEAGVRLYSAGQPGGARADRLLYQAQLALNDEARRKVVRKMYEMRFNEKLSESYSVEQMRGIEGSRVKKLYEVLAKRAGIKWNGRYYDYADWDTGDLQNKCLSSATSCLYGVTEAAVLAAGYSPAIGFIHTGKPRSFIYDIADLFKFETVVPVAFQVASKAPSNPERAVRLACRDAFRETRLLKKIIPTIEEVLAAGALPIPEKPPESIPPAIPNERGLNDVGHRP
- the cas6e gene encoding type I-E CRISPR-associated protein Cas6/Cse3/CasE; its protein translation is MIWSLFASNPDKQRDFLYRQDEKNGFPLFYILSEQEPEANVDLWQIESKEYKPLLSTGQKLVFSLRANPIVTRWDEDENGKPHQHRHDVVMDAKTRMEKEVISKNKRPQVPEIVQKEGFEWLRKKGDNNGFEVEEGQVIATGYRCNRFFKPKDKNRGVKGKHSVNISTIDFSGILTVTNPESLINALYKGIGPAKSFGCGLMLIRPAR
- the cas5e gene encoding type I-E CRISPR-associated protein Cas5/CasD, whose product is MKKYLLFRLYGPLASWGDIAVGTHRPSYDHPSKSSVMGLLAAAIGIRRSEDGKHKKLAEAYNFAVLVNYPGTFLRDYHTAQIPSTSSIKKQKHILSRKDELAVEKEKLTAVLSTRDYYSDSLYTIAIWAKEKCPEGCPYSLELIENKLKEPEFVLYLGRKSCPPALPVEAQIVSGESLKEALEKAEFKCEAFLKLLNKSGQVRLYWEGEEDGLVPVHTVTRRDLTLSRKRWQFADRKEHYTMLELGE